Proteins found in one Quercus robur chromosome 2, dhQueRobu3.1, whole genome shotgun sequence genomic segment:
- the LOC126713114 gene encoding uncharacterized protein LOC126713114 isoform X1, which yields MEDIEDLVVGAGGAPPGFRLPLSSVGLKPKKKNNNPTKPDAKLSQIPGIQTIYIKTFGCSHNQSDSEYMAGQLSAFGYSLSDSPEEADLWLINTCTVKSPSQSAMDTLIAKCKNAKKPLVVAGCVPQGSRDLKELEGVSIVGVQQIDRVVEVVEETLKGHEVRLLNRKTLPALDLPKVRKNKFVEILPINVGCLGACTYCKTKHARGHLGSYTIDSLVGRVNTVIADGVKEIWLSSEDTGAYGRDIGVNLPTLLNAIVAELPPDASTMLRIGMTNPPFILEHLKEIAEVLRHPCVYSFLHVPVQSGSDAVLNAMNREYTVSEFRTVVDTLIELVPGMQIATDIICGFPGETDEDFAQTVSLVKEYKFPQVHISQFYPRPGTPAARMKKVPSNVVKKRSRELTSVFEAFTPYNGMEGRLERIWITEIATDGIHLVGHTKGYVQVLVIAPESMLGTSAIVKITSVGRWSVFGEVIEAIDHINDESSLRNNKPSQAKCSPCSNPAESCACTREPEPCPCGQESCGPTTHEESSVSRNSMFAEDLNSRNLIGWLLRKRKNHVHKKVECEIASGSMKKQEWAQGSMGVWGVVDKALLVGIFVSFLTIMALLIHLAVRTLASN from the exons ATGGAAGACATAGAGGATCTGGTCGTCGGAGCCGGTGGTGCTCCTCCTGGTTTTCGATTGCCATTGTCTTCTGTTGGACTCAAGCCcaagaagaaaaacaacaacCCCACCAAACCTGATGCTAAACTCTCTCAAATCCCTGGCattcag acAATATATATCAAGACTTTTGGGTGCTCACACAaccag AGTGACAGTGAGTATATGGCTGGTCAACTTTCTGCATTTGGTTATTCATTAAGCGACAGTCCTGAGGAAGCAGACCTGTGGCTGATTAATAC ATGCACAGTTAAATCCCCAAGTCAGTCTGCCATGGACACTCTAATAGCAAAatgcaaaaatgcaaaaaagcCCCTAGTGGTGGCTGGATGTGTGCCACAAGGAAGTCGAGACTTGAAAGAGCTTGAAGGGGTCAGTATAGTTGGAGTCCAGCAAATTGACCGTGTGGTTGAAGTTGTGGAAGAGACCCTGAAAGGTCATGAGGTGCGGCTTTTGAACCGCAAGACATTGCCTGCTCTTGACCTTCCAAAG GTGAGAAAGAACAAGTTTGTCGAGATTCTTCCAATTAATGTTGGTTGTTTAGGTGCTTGCACCTATTGCAAGACAAAGCATGCTCGTGGTCATTTAGGGAGCTACACGATTGATAGCCTT GTCGGGCGTGTGAATACTGTAATAGCTGATGGAGTTAAGGAGATATGGTTGAGCAGTGAAGATACTGGAGCCTACG gTCGTGACATTGGGGTCAATCTTCCAACTTTGTTGAATGCTATTGTTGCTGAGCTTCCTCCTGATGCAAGCACAATGCTTCGGATTGGGATGACAAATCCTCCTTTTATTCTCGAGCACTTGAAAGAGATAGCAGAGGTTTTGCGTCACCCATGTGTGTACTCGTTTCTACATGTACCAGTTCAATCTGGGAGTGATGCCGTCTTGAAT GCAATGAATCGGGAATATACTGTGAGTGAGTTTAGGACTGTGGTTGATACCTTGATTGAGCTTGTGCCTGGGATGCAGATAGCAACTGACATCATATGTGGATTTCCTG GTGAAACGGATGAAGATTTTGCTCAAACTGTAAGCCTTGTCAAGGAATACAAGTTCCCTCAAGTTCATATATCTCAGTTTTATCCTCGACCAG GGACACCTGCCGCAAGGATGAAGAAGGTCCCAAGTAATGTGGTGAAGAAACGAAGCCGTGAGTTGACTTCTGTTTTTGAAGCTTTCACACCATACAATGGAATGGAGGGTAGACTAGAAAGAATTTGGATAACTGAAATTGCAACCGACGGAATTCACTTG GTTGGCCATACCAAGGGATATGTGCAGGTGCTAGTAATTGCTCCTGAAAGTATGCTTGGAACCTCAGCTATTGTGAAGATAACAAGTGTGGGAAGGTGGTCAGTTTTTGGAGAAGTGATTGAGGCCATCGACCATATCAATGATGAATCATCTTTAAGAAACAATAAGCCTAGTCAGGCTAAATGTTCACCATGCTCTAACCCTGCTGAAAGTTGTGCATGTACAAGAGAGCCAGAACCTTGTCCTTGTGGACAAGAAAGCTGTGGACCAACTACTCATGAAGAAAGTTCTGTTTCAAGGAATTCCATGTTTGCAGAAGATCTAAACAGCAGAAATCTGATTGGATGGTTACTAAGGAAGCGGAAAAACCATGTGCACAAAAAAGTGGAGTGCGAAATTGCCTCGGGATCCATGAAAAAGCAAGAATGGGCCCAGGGAAGCATGGGTGTATGGGGTGTTGTCGATAAGGCTCTTTTGGTTGGAATATTTGTAAGTTTCTTGACAATCATGGCTTTACTGATTCATCTTGCAGTTAGGACTCTGGCGTCCAATTAA
- the LOC126713114 gene encoding uncharacterized protein LOC126713114 isoform X2: protein MDTLIAKCKNAKKPLVVAGCVPQGSRDLKELEGVSIVGVQQIDRVVEVVEETLKGHEVRLLNRKTLPALDLPKVRKNKFVEILPINVGCLGACTYCKTKHARGHLGSYTIDSLVGRVNTVIADGVKEIWLSSEDTGAYGRDIGVNLPTLLNAIVAELPPDASTMLRIGMTNPPFILEHLKEIAEVLRHPCVYSFLHVPVQSGSDAVLNAMNREYTVSEFRTVVDTLIELVPGMQIATDIICGFPGETDEDFAQTVSLVKEYKFPQVHISQFYPRPGTPAARMKKVPSNVVKKRSRELTSVFEAFTPYNGMEGRLERIWITEIATDGIHLVGHTKGYVQVLVIAPESMLGTSAIVKITSVGRWSVFGEVIEAIDHINDESSLRNNKPSQAKCSPCSNPAESCACTREPEPCPCGQESCGPTTHEESSVSRNSMFAEDLNSRNLIGWLLRKRKNHVHKKVECEIASGSMKKQEWAQGSMGVWGVVDKALLVGIFVSFLTIMALLIHLAVRTLASN, encoded by the exons ATGGACACTCTAATAGCAAAatgcaaaaatgcaaaaaagcCCCTAGTGGTGGCTGGATGTGTGCCACAAGGAAGTCGAGACTTGAAAGAGCTTGAAGGGGTCAGTATAGTTGGAGTCCAGCAAATTGACCGTGTGGTTGAAGTTGTGGAAGAGACCCTGAAAGGTCATGAGGTGCGGCTTTTGAACCGCAAGACATTGCCTGCTCTTGACCTTCCAAAG GTGAGAAAGAACAAGTTTGTCGAGATTCTTCCAATTAATGTTGGTTGTTTAGGTGCTTGCACCTATTGCAAGACAAAGCATGCTCGTGGTCATTTAGGGAGCTACACGATTGATAGCCTT GTCGGGCGTGTGAATACTGTAATAGCTGATGGAGTTAAGGAGATATGGTTGAGCAGTGAAGATACTGGAGCCTACG gTCGTGACATTGGGGTCAATCTTCCAACTTTGTTGAATGCTATTGTTGCTGAGCTTCCTCCTGATGCAAGCACAATGCTTCGGATTGGGATGACAAATCCTCCTTTTATTCTCGAGCACTTGAAAGAGATAGCAGAGGTTTTGCGTCACCCATGTGTGTACTCGTTTCTACATGTACCAGTTCAATCTGGGAGTGATGCCGTCTTGAAT GCAATGAATCGGGAATATACTGTGAGTGAGTTTAGGACTGTGGTTGATACCTTGATTGAGCTTGTGCCTGGGATGCAGATAGCAACTGACATCATATGTGGATTTCCTG GTGAAACGGATGAAGATTTTGCTCAAACTGTAAGCCTTGTCAAGGAATACAAGTTCCCTCAAGTTCATATATCTCAGTTTTATCCTCGACCAG GGACACCTGCCGCAAGGATGAAGAAGGTCCCAAGTAATGTGGTGAAGAAACGAAGCCGTGAGTTGACTTCTGTTTTTGAAGCTTTCACACCATACAATGGAATGGAGGGTAGACTAGAAAGAATTTGGATAACTGAAATTGCAACCGACGGAATTCACTTG GTTGGCCATACCAAGGGATATGTGCAGGTGCTAGTAATTGCTCCTGAAAGTATGCTTGGAACCTCAGCTATTGTGAAGATAACAAGTGTGGGAAGGTGGTCAGTTTTTGGAGAAGTGATTGAGGCCATCGACCATATCAATGATGAATCATCTTTAAGAAACAATAAGCCTAGTCAGGCTAAATGTTCACCATGCTCTAACCCTGCTGAAAGTTGTGCATGTACAAGAGAGCCAGAACCTTGTCCTTGTGGACAAGAAAGCTGTGGACCAACTACTCATGAAGAAAGTTCTGTTTCAAGGAATTCCATGTTTGCAGAAGATCTAAACAGCAGAAATCTGATTGGATGGTTACTAAGGAAGCGGAAAAACCATGTGCACAAAAAAGTGGAGTGCGAAATTGCCTCGGGATCCATGAAAAAGCAAGAATGGGCCCAGGGAAGCATGGGTGTATGGGGTGTTGTCGATAAGGCTCTTTTGGTTGGAATATTTGTAAGTTTCTTGACAATCATGGCTTTACTGATTCATCTTGCAGTTAGGACTCTGGCGTCCAATTAA
- the LOC126713113 gene encoding FT-interacting protein 3, giving the protein MARLVVEIQDASDLMPKDDQGSASPFVEVDFDGQKQKTQTKHKDLNPQWNEKLVFNVNNPRDLHNKTIDVIVYNDRKGGHHKNFLGRVRLHGSSIPFQESEAIIQRYPLDKRGLFSHIKGDIALRVYAVHDSSASHAPPPQDGGAEESNTVPLQEINTNYKPEEVLKEEEERRAEGMKKKKKEKEVRTFHTIGAGTHEHHHHPATQPSVISGGGFGGFDKSNIGGFGGFEKNRPNTGGFGGFEGNNLTKEKEKAAAVAETKAAFARAGPASMFHMQVPTNPEFGLVETRPPLAARLRRRGDKTSSTYDLVEQMYYLYVNVVKARDLPVMDVTGSLDPYVEVKLGNYKGQTKPLEKNQYPVWNQVFAFSQEMLQSSVLEVILMDKDLVKDDFVGRVSFDLSEIPLRLPPDSPLAPQWYKLEDKKGVRYNSGEVMLAVWVGTQADEAFPDAWHSDAHNISHSNMSNTRSKVYFSPKLYYLKVEVIAAQDLIPTEKGRAPEIHVKGEVGNQLRATIRSSHNRMNPEWNEEFMFVVSEPLEDFIIITVEDKVGPEVLGRLVVSVRDVMHRHDHHKAPEARWHNLHRHLEVDTDKQKDKFTSKILLRIYVDSGYHVLDESTHFSSDLQPSSKHLRKPSIGFLELGILSARNLLPMKGKDGGTTDAYCVAKYGNKWIRTRTLLNTLAPRWNEQYTWDVHDPYTVITVGVFDNCHVNGSKEETRDQRIGKVRIRLSTLETNRVYTHYYPLLVLHPSGLKKHGELHLALRFTCTAWANMVTQYGKPLLPKIHYIQPISFKYKDWLRHHAMQIVAARLARSEPPLRREIVEYMLDVDIHLWSIRRSKANFSRIMSLLSGVGAVCKWINEICFWRNPITTCLVHVLFLILVCYPELILPTIFLYLFVIGIWNYRFRPKQPPHMDARLSQAEFILPEELDEEFDTFPTSRPPDIVRMRYDRLRSVASKVQSVVGDLASQGERALALLSWRDSRATAIFIIFSLIWAVFIYVTPFQVVAVLVGLYWLRHPRFRSKMPSVPVNFFKRLPCRSDMLL; this is encoded by the coding sequence ATGGCCAGACTGGTAGTAGAGATTCAAGATGCAAGTGACCTGATGCCAAAAGATGACCAAGGCTCTGCCAGTCCCTTTGTAGAAGTAGATTTCGATGGGCAGAaacaaaagacacaaaccaagcATAAAGACCTCAACCCCCAATGGAATGAGAAGCTAGTGTTCAATGTCAACAACCCCAGAGACCTTCACAACAAGACCATTGATGTGATCGTGTACAATGACCGAAAAGGCGGCCACCACAAGAACTTCCTCGGTCGTGTCAGACTCCATGGTTCCTCCATACCTTTTCAAGAATCTGAAGCCATTATCCAGCGCTACCCGCTTGATAAACGTGGCCTCTTTTCTCATATTAAAGGCGATATAGCTCTCAGAGTTTACGCGGTTCATGACTCATCTGCGTCTCATGCTCCTCCACCACAAGATGGTGGTGCTGAAGAATCAAACACAGTACCATTGCAAGAGATAAATACTAATTACAAGCCTGAAGAAGTactaaaagaagaagaagaaaggagggCTGAgggaatgaagaagaagaaaaaggaaaaagaagtgAGAACTTTTCACACTATAGGAGCCGGGACACATGAACACCATCACCATCCAGCTACACAACCTTCAGTGATCTCTGGCGGTGGATTCGGGGGGTTCGATAAAAGCAATATTGGTGGATTCGGGGGGTTCGAGAAAAACAGGCCAAATACTGGTGGATTCGGGGGGTTCGAGGGTAACAATTTGacgaaggaaaaggaaaaggcaGCGGCTGTGGCTGAGACCAAGGCCGCTTTTGCACGAGCAGGGCCGGCTAGTATGTTTCACATGCAGGTTCCGACGAACCCGGAATTTGGATTGGTGGAAACTAGGCCTCCCTTGGCAGCACGTCTTCGGCGCAGAGGAGACAAGACATCGAGTACTTATGATCTAGTGGAGCAGATGTATTACTTGTATGTGAATGTGGTTAAGGCCAGAGATCTTCCTGTCATGGATGTTACAGGAAGCCTTGATCCTTATGTGGAAGTGAAGCTTGGGAACTACAAAGGGCAAACGAAACCATTGGAGAAGAACCAATACCCGGTGTGGAACCAAGTTTTTGCTTTCTCACAAGAGATGCTGCAATCCAGTGTCCTGGAAGTGATTTTGATGGATAAGGATTTAGTGAAAGATGATTTTGTTGGGAGAGTTAGTTTTGATCTTTCTGAAATTCCTCTTCGGCTGCCACCAGATAGTCCTTTGGCTCCTCAGTGGTACAAATTGGAGGACAAGAAAGGGGTCAGGTACAATTCAGGAGAAGTAATGCTTGCGGTTTGGGTAGGAACACAGGCTGATGAGGCCTTTCCCGATGCATGGCATTCTGATGCTCACAACATAAGCCATTCAAACATGTCCAATACACGATCCAAGGTTTATTTCTCCCCCAAACTATACTACCTTAAAGTTGAAGTAATTGCAGCTCAGGATCTTATTCCCACCGAAAAAGGCCGAGCTCCAGAAATACATGTGAAGGGAGAGGTTGGGAATCAGCTGAGAGCCACTATTCGGAGTAGCCATAATCGAATGAACCCTGAATGGAATGAAGAattcatgtttgtggtatcAGAGCCTCTTGAAGACTTCATAATTATTACTGTGGAGGACAAGGTAGGACCTGAGGTTTTAGGCCGGTTGGTCGTATCAGTAAGAGATGTTATGCACAGACATGACCACCACAAAGCACCCGAAGCCCGCTGGCATAATCTGCACAGGCATCTTGAAGTAGACACCGACAAGCAGAAAGACAAGTTTACCAGCAAGATCCTCCTTAGAATCTATGTGGACTCAGGTTATCATGTTCTTGATGAGTCCACGCATTTCAGCAGTGATCTACAGCCCTCCTCCAAACACTTGAGAAAACCAAGCATCGGGTTTCTTGAACTTGGGATTCTGAGTGCAAGGAATTTGCTTCCAATGAAGGGAAAGGATGGTGGGACTACAGATGCATACTGTGTGGCCAAGTACGGCAACAAATGGATTCGGACTAGAACGCTGCTTAACACACTGGCTCCTCGCTGGAATGAGCAGTATACTTGGGATGTTCATGATCCATATACTGTAATCACTGTTGGTGTTTTCGATAATTGCCATGTTAATGGAAGCAAAGAAGAAACAAGAGATCAAAGGATTGGGAAGGTAAGAATTCGACTATCGACTTTAGAAACTAATCGGGTTTATACCCATTATTATCCATTGTTGGTTCTCCATCCATCTGGTTTGAAGAAACATGGTGAGCTTCATTTGGCATTGAGGTTCACTTGTACTGCTTGGGCTAACATGGTGACACAATATGGAAAACCTTTGCTTCCAAAAATACATTATATTCAACCCATATCTTTTAAGTACAAGGATTGGCTTCGCCACCACGCAATGCAGATTGTGGCAGCAAGGCTAGCTAGATCAGAGCCACCCCTCCGGCGTGAAATTGTTGAGTACATGCTTGATGTAGATATTCACTTGTGGAGTATCAGGAGAAGCAAAGCCAATTTTTCTCGCATCATGTCTCTGCTTTCAGGGGTTGGAGCGGTTTGTAAGTGGATCAACGAAATATGTTTCTGGAGAAACCCGATCACAACATGTTTAGTGCACGTCTTGTTTTTGATATTGGTTTGCTACCCAGAATTGATCCTGCCTACGATTTTCCTCTACCTATTTGTGATCGGAATATGGAACTATCGGTTCAGGCCAAAGCAGCCACCTCACATGGATGCACGACTATCACAAGCAGAGTTTATACTCCCAGAGGAATTGGATGAGGAATTTGACACATTCCCAACTTCTAGACCTCCAGATATTGTAAGGATGAGGTATGATAGGTTGCGGAGTGTGGCAAGTAAGGTGCAATCTGTGGTTGGAGATTTAGCATCACAAGGGGAAAGGGCTCTAGCTTTATTAAGCTGGAGAGATTCAAGAGCTACAGcaatcttcatcatcttctcATTGATCTGGGCTGTGTTCATATATGTCACTCCTTTCCAAGTAGTTGCAGTGCTGGTTGGGCTGTACTGGCTTCGACATCCTCGATTCAGATCAAAGATGCCTTCTGTACCCGTCAATTTCTTCAAGAGGTTACCGTGCAGGTCAGATATGCTACTTTGA
- the LOC126713115 gene encoding uncharacterized protein LOC126713115 — MDQHDLKPSALMNDVRHLCSPKEHNCFGEANSLSDCCGTCINGNAGVQKQDHEISGGKADKLPEMERNYSISSTSCSRENADDLSAPSSVISTMKDSVLEKENHAEGTSAVISNGNRLEVKGNLKQGEVSALSPEGNASTKNISMKSDISSDSGQPLGKDNNESVDGRMSGYWSNAGESGLKSVMQASFHDKPYKTESSSSNSTHISIPASSNDSFQVTSVDVKSCTHSKTSAMDTSTCSDFKNNLKEPALRILAVGMAAQASKDVLDATIFQSGKQQNAIKASELVHVRASDGNKVLGVISDHNSCTVDDIDLPTPDMLKRKVIEISIQDKAQPCYDLDDALEVAQRVAREVEREVGTYRELSESSSSVQEKNGEAVHMSSVDSADSNKKDCLTETGSKIQFCNDQGNCDSRYTIKEVGDPEMSTRNEGLCLEVKQPSRVMGPRMIYGSDAGHHGHESSDMTTKPENVTASDQTTLFGIDLNENILTNEAEYPELSVKETILHHSNNVMRPVPVLAKPGISISLPMPQSHCLGGWRGSAPSAFRTISLSRNFNRNKSPLANDNNDSSIQLQVKGIDLNVAAVGADLDMELLTEKCVQAQSSLASEESSVEVSSTRARTFHFDLNCASENDDSSCRLSPPASLSGHSVRDFDLNDNLTSADACIDARHPGQGTQELRNSASYDDPAVSLMGIARQPYSRSVGTGYPSGFSSLHDFTHVHAKPLQVSVSNMLPSNEEMQRVYPLQHKPTYAQPPPAPPHAFLYNNGFCFDPNNGLSSTLYPPNFFPYVTDPRGTTVIPQIIGSGALSALSGAPHIMSVPGGPGRSDISTMRPSFDLNGIANSSENGSRGESARQMFIPVSNSVREEPVKSFQQVHLSATSMKRREPDGGWDSHQLSYR, encoded by the coding sequence ATGGACCAGCATGATCTAAAACCAAGTGCATTGATGAATGATGTCAGGCACCTCTGTTCTCCCAAAGAACACAATTGTTTTGGGGAGGCAAACAGCTTATCTGATTGCTGTGGAACATGTATTAATGGAAATGCTGGTGTACAAAAACAAGACCATGAAATCAGTGGTGGCAAAGCTGATAAACTGCCAGAAATGGAAAGGAATTATTCAATCTCTTCCACTTCTTGTTCCAGAGAAAATGCAGATGATTTGAGCGCACCATCTTCTGTTATTTCCACAATGAAAGATTCAGTACTTGAGAAAGAAAATCATGCTGAAGGAACTTCTGCAGTAATATCCAATGGTAACAGACTTGAAGTCAAGGGGAATCTGAAGCAGGGTGAAGTATCAGCACTTTCCCCTGAAGGAAATGCTTCTACAAAGAACATCTCCATGAAGAGCGATATTAGCTCAGACAGTGGACAACCCCTTGGCAAGGACAATAATGAGTCAGTGGATGGGAGAATGAGTGGGTATTGGTCAAATGCTGGTGAAAGTGGATTGAAGTCTGTGATGCAGGCATCTTTCCATGATAAACCATATAAAACTGAGTCTTCATCTTCTAACTCAACACACATCAGTATTCCAGCTTCTTCAAATGACAGCTTTCAAGTAACTTCTGTCGATGTTAAGTCATGTACACATAGTAAAACCAGTGCCATGGACACTTCCACTTGTTCTGACTTCAAAAATAATCTCAAAGAGCCTGCACTCCGAATTTTAGCTGTGGGTATGGCAGCTCAAGCTTCCAAAGATGTTCTGGATGCTACAATCTTCCAATCTGGAAAACAGCAAAATGCAATTAAGGCTTCAGAACTTGTTCATGTCAGAGCAAGTGATGGTAATAAGGTGCTGGGGGTGATTTCAGACCATAATTCTTGTACTGTGGATGATATTGATCTTCCAACTCCTGACATGCTTAAGAGGAAAGTTATTGAAATTTCTATTCAAGATAAAGCACAGCCTTGTTATGATCTGGATGATGCACTGGAGGTGGCTCAGAGAGTTGCAAGAGAAGTGGAGAGGGAAGTTGGTACATATAGGGAGCTCTCAGAGAGTTCCTCTTCTGTACAAGAGAAAAATGGTGAGGCAGTTCATATGAGCTCTGTTGATTCTGcagattcaaataaaaaagactgCTTAACAGAAACTGGAAGCAAAATCCAGTTTTGCAATGATCAAGGTAACTGTGATAGTCGTTATACCATTAAAGAGGTGGGGGATCCAGAAATGTCGACAAGAAATGAAGGGTTGTGTTTAGAAGTCAAACAGCCATCACGTGTCATGGGTCCCAGGATGATATATGGATCTGACGCTGGTCATCATGGTCATGAATCATCTGATATGACTACAAAACCTGAAAATGTAACTGCCAGTGACCAGACTACTCTATTTGGAATTGatcttaatgaaaatatcttgACCAATGAAGCTGAATACCCTGAACTCTCAGTCAAAGAAACTATTTTGCACCATTCAAATAATGTGATGAGGCCAGTTCCTGTTTTGGCTAAACCTGGAATTTCTATATCCTTACCTATGCCTCAATCACACTGTCTAGGAGGTTGGAGGGGATCTGCTCCTAGTGCTTTCCGAACAATTTCTCTTTCCAGGAATTTCAATAGGAATAAATCACCATTGGCCAATGATAATAATGACAGCTCTATACAGTTACAGGTTAAAGGCATTGACCTCAATGTTGCTGCTGTAGGGGCTGATTTGGACATGGAATTGCTTACAGAAAAATGTGTCCAAGCCCAGTCAAGTTTAGCTTCTGAAGAGTCTTCTGTGGAAGTCAGTTCTACACGAGCAAGAACATTCCATTTCGATCTCAATTGTGCAAGTGAAAATGATGACAGCAGTTGTCGATTGTCTCCACCAGCTTCATTATCAGGACACTCTGTTAGGGATTTTGATTTAAATGACAACCTGACATCTGCTGATGCATGCATCGATGCTCGACATCCAGGTCAAGGCACACAAGAATTAAGAAACAGTGCATCATATGATGATCCTGCAGTTTCATTAATGGGCATTGCAAGACAACCGTACTCTAGAAGTGTTGGCACTGGGTATCCATCAGGTTTTAGTTCTTTGCATGACTTTACTCATGTTCATGCCAAACCCCTTCAGGTATCTGTTTCCAATATGCTTCCCTCAAATGAAGAAATGCAGAGGGTATATCCATTGCAACACAAGCCAACTTATGCACAGCCACCCCCAGCACCACCTCATGCTTTCCTCTATAACAATGGATTCTGCTTTGACCCCAACAATGGCCTATCCTCAACTTTGTACCCTCCCAATTTCTTCCCATACGTAACAGACCCACGTGGAACCACTGTCATCCCACAAATTATAGGTTCTGGTGCTCTTTCTGCCTTGTCAGGTGCTCCACATATCATGAGTGTTCCTGGTGGACCAGGCCGTAGTGACATTTCAACTATGAGGCCGAGTTTTGATCTAAATGGCATAGCTAATTCTTCAGAGAATGGAAGCAGAGGAGAAAGCGCCAGACAAATGTTTATCCCTGTAAGTAATTCAGTACGTGAAGAGCCAGTCAAGTCTTTCCAACAAGTTCATTTATCTGCCACATCCATGAAGAGGCGGGAACCAGATGGGGGATGGGACTCTCATCAGCTTAGCTATAGATAG